The stretch of DNA TTACAGACTCAGTATTAAATGTCTTGAACTGAGATACGTCGGGACATCCCtattcatgtgtgtttgtttgcgtGTGGTGTGCGTGGCAGTATAAAGACCCGTCCGTCAGTGCTGTACTGCAGTGTGTATTCTTTAGGGCTGTAAGGATTGCCATGTTCGTCCCTCAGCTGGGAAAACACCTCGTTGTACAGCTTACTGAGCTTCGTTCTAGTCTCGCGCAGAGCTCtgatgtttctctctctctctctcatcccgcTTTCTCTCTTATTCTGAAGTGCCTTCACCTCGCTCTCCAGATCCACAAGGCTGTCTAGCTTCCTTTTGCGGCAGGTCTGGGCGGCCATCTTGTTCTTGCCGCGCCTGCGGATGTCCCTCATGAGGCTGAGCTGACCTTCATTGAGCTCATAAGTGCTGATGGCCTCGTTGAAAGCCTCCACCGACATGGTGATGATGTGGTCCACGCTCAGAGGGAGGCGTAGGGTCCTAGCGCGCTGTTCGTCACGACACACACTCCAGCTACGATGACCCTGTGGTGGTTGGGAGGTCGCTTTGGTATCGCACAAAAACTCtgtgtttgtttctctctcagTGGAAGGCTCTGAGAGGTCAGAAAGCATTTCGTCCTGCATTAAATTTTGTAAATTGGTCTCTGTTGGTAGAAGAAGTGGAGGTTGCAAATCCACTGCTTCTGAAAGTAGGGACAAATTAAACAGCTCTGTGTGATCTGACTGGCTGCATCCAGCCTCTTCAGCTTCTGACTGAAAGGTGCAGAATGGGTCATCTCCGTACAGAGACAGGTCCAGATCtatggactctctggagctttCCAGGCTGAACAACGTCAAGCCTGTGGTTTGTGAGGAGTCCTTTTGAACAGACTCATATTGACATAGTAAATGTTCAGGTGCTACTGTGTTCTCCAGCTCTGGATACTGTTCCTCTTGAGTGGATAAGCTTAAACTCATTTCACATGTTCTCTGGTCTAGGTTCTCAGGTGGACGTGTGCTCATAATTGTGTCCAGGAATGATTCTGTGAGATCCTCTGCATCAGACAAGGATTGTTCAAGGTCAGGTTCTTCAGGAAGTATTTGTGCTAATGGCTGAGTTGTCTCCCCACTATGAGAAGCTGCGTATGCAGGCGTTTGCATAATGGCAGCATGGCCAGAGTGGCTTTGTGCAAGACATAGTAAATGTTCAGGTGCTACTGTGTTCTCCAGCTCTGGATACAGTTCCTCTTGAGTGGATAAGCTTGAACTCAGTTCACATGTTCTCTGGTCTACGTTCTCAGGTGGACTTGTGCTCATAATAGTATCCAGGAATGATTCTGTGAGATCCTCTGCGTCAGACAAGGGTTGTTCAAGGTCAGGTGCTTCAGGAAGTATTTGTGCTAATGGTTGAGTTGTCTCACCACTATGAGAAGCTGCGTATGCAGGTGTTTGCATAATCTCAGTAGCGCCAGAGTGGCTGTGTGCAAGCACATGTGGGTCAGAAACTGTGTTTATTGCTGTGTTGTTATCTTGTGGCTCATGCAACTGGTGGTTGTAGTTGTCCACAGTCTTCCCTAGAAGCTCTTGTAGGCTTTCAGGAACATGAGCCTCCAGGGCATCCAGATAATGCTGGAGAATAAACGGCAGAGCCAGAAGTATGAATATACAGTCAAGAGCAGCTTTTCTACATATACTAACAGCCTACTTGCATATGTGTCAGGGTTGTATGGAGCAGTCAACAAGGCCTGAGGTTTTTAAAATGTCTGCAGCCGCATTTATGCGATGTGTTAACCATCAACGGGGGTTCTTAAACTCCATTTGAGAATCATAGCACTAGTAGACTAATAAATCCACTAGTCAGCACTGTGGGCTGGTCAGTTCCTGAAGTACAGCCATAAAAACAATAGGCTGGAGGAAAGTCTAGACAATGTATGTACTCCTGTCTGAGACTGAAATCCACTAAAATACAACAAGAATGCTTCTGCAGGGTATATCTCCCACCTCAGACCACAGCATCTGCCATCTactttttctttactgtaacaaCTAGTCGACTACTCATTTAAATAACTAGTATAAATTAAGTTGTGCAAGCCATAACATGcatatttacaaatacaaacacagttTTGCTTCATATTTGCTccattctattgacagtacatGTGTTACTTCTTTGCTTTTCCTGTTTTAGTAACCAGGGGCATGATCTGCAAACCAGCTTTGGCTAAATGCTTATATACTTTACATATATAATTAAGCACCACTGTCCTGTTCAATAAATAAACCTATACAATTGCCTATGGTACTGATAAAGCCAAGGTTGTTGCATTTAGCAGCTTTTATCATTAGTGCATAAATGTTGCCATTACAACGACATAAAGATTATGCAACTATGTTAAATActgttacaaataaataaagtttagaTTGTGCAACTGAGAACCCCAAACTATGCATGCTGACACAACTTTGGGGtgtttatgtctgtgtgtgtgtgtgtgtgtgtgtgtatattggcTACCTGCAGATCAGGCAAGGGCAAGGGCTCAATAGAAGCTTTCTCTTCCTCAGCAGGCGGCTTCTTAGAGAACAGCAGTGCAGACAGCAGGGGATTCTGGGTAATGGGAGAACCCTGAAAGGAAGGTGTGGAATGAGCGTTGCCAAGGGAAACCAGAGCGTAGGGCGATACAGGGGAAAGGACAACCAATAGCAAACGGTTCTCAGGAGACAATAATtacaagttcaaatgtttgcgtgtgtgcatgtctgtacACTACCTGTCCAGAGAGAAAGGCCTCAGTCATGAGCTCAATGCATGGATCAAAAGTGGTGGAGTCATCTCCCTGAAATGCAAAGAGTGGTTaagctgggtgtgtgtgggtttttaCTGAGAAAGGCAGTGAATTGGATTTTCTTGATTCAAATGTGCACACCATTCCCACATGTATAACATGGGCctatataacattttattacagtttatAACATTATGTCACAATTATTGCCAAAAGTAAACAACAAAACTGTATTAATTATGTATGTTATTAGTTAAAGAGCacatatcatggaaaactgaataACTCCTTTTTGTGAGGTCACAACAATTACATATATTCTCCCATTCTGCCTACACCAGTTAAACCCTGCCTAAACACCAGAGTTATAAGGAGTGCTCCAGTCTGtcctgctttttgaatgagagGGAGAAGCCAATCAgaggtcatttgcatatatcagttttaaaaacacaattatgaaaacagcttgtttaatttTATATGGACAAAGACAGTCTGGGAAATGGCTGAGAATGTATCTTgattttgctggagtaactgtctctttgattgcattcagtgacaggagcattagtgaggtcaagatgctggatgatcaccaccaccaccaccttatccccaactccctaactggagcaccaaccatcattccagagaacacagtgagtcccgctgctccacagctcaatgctgggaggctttatacccttctagcccaagCGTGGCAAtaggaggcatggtgccaataggttcatgtttatctgcttcagaaagtcatattctactggcagtacttctctatggggactagacaagctgtgtctgtgtgtgtatatgtgcatctttgtcagcaatgggtacaacttaaaatagcttaatgcattcattagaagggtgtccacaaacatttggacatatagtgtatatacatatgaAATATGTTACCTGGGAGTTCTGTGTTAAACACCGGGGCAGGATTTCTCCGGTTTCTTTGTCCAGTTTCCAGAGCGTTAAAAGAATTTTCTCTAGCTCaccctctcttttcctcctctcttcctcttgtGCCCTTGCCCTCTGTccgtcctcctctctctcctgaaAGTGGACATCAAACACCTTGCGTGCCACGCCCAGATCAATGTCCTGTCTCCACAAGATGTCAATCAGACTAATTTCCTGCAAGACAGAAGCCAGCTGTTATGATCTTCTTTTGTTCGTCTTCCTGCATGAAGACACATGTCGCTGTGCCTTTGGCCTCGCAGCTAAATCTTGTATAAGGAGGTAAagtacacatacacccacagCAGCCTATAGAGAAAAACACTGTGTGGATTGACTAGACACGCCACACTATTCAGAACTATACAGCATCATTCTACACGTTTAGCTTTGCAATGCACTTCTGTTTGGTTTCTGGCACTGTTTTATGCAAGCCTATATGAGATTACGTAACAACTCGATGCAGCTTGAGGCAAGTGTGTTCTGATTCATGCCTGCTGTATGCATCATGCCAACTGGCTAGTTTTGTGAATAACTGCGGTCACATACAGAGCCATGACAACTTAAAATTTGGATgcttaattgttttttttttatgatggaAAACCTCTTGAAGATAGCTaaacatggttctgtatagcactGAAAATGGGAAAAATGTTATGAGTGATGGAACATTTTTTAGTACTACAAACAAGACTTTTTTTGCTAAGAGTGCAGCAGGCAAACAGACTGATGAACagaactctctctttttctcttctcttccacCTGTGCCCTCGCACTCTCTGTCCAGCTGTCCCTctttcctgaaagtggacacTACCTGAAAGTGCACATCACACATGGAGTGGACTTTGTACAGATGGAAGCCCCATCCACACTTTCCCACACACTGTATTTAGGTTTGCTTTGGGCTTTACGCTGCTTCTTGATGGATTTGACATCAAACCTTATGAGATGTTAGCACCCCCTGTTGGGCTTTCATGATCCCGTGAGCATTTTAGGTTTGTTTCAGGTtataccctctagcccataTCTGGCATTAGAGGAGAGTCTTGCTCCTAGTTATACTGGCAATACTTcactacagggattagacaaactgtctgtgtgcatttgcacatctgtgtcagccatgGTTGCAATttcaagcagctgaatgcattaatttgaaggtgtgtccacaaacatttaaacatatagtgtatatccaCTTTACAAGCACAGATTCCTTAATATGTACACATTATCTGCACCTTTAACAAAGTTGAAGTGTACAGTTACTCTGTACTCTGTTAGCCTGCTTTCAGTCTGATCTTCAAtgatcaggaccccacaggaccatcacagagcaggtattatttgggtggaggGTCCTTCTCAACCCTGCATTAACACTGACTTGGTggaggtgtgttagtgtgtgttggggtggtgtgagtggatcagacacagcagagaaacagacagactacagtctgtaagaATAAAACTACACAGTGCTCATATATGGGACATgaagctgatataatgggcaaATTTAactccaaaccaggggtggtcgtAATGTTCTGAGATGACTGTGTATATTTTTAATAGTAAATGGGTTTAACATGTGCATAGGTTTACACAGATGTGCTCtcacagaaagaaaagaataaataacAAAGGAGGCCTTGCATTAAGTTGGTTCTGAGAATGCCAAACCTCCAAAATCGAGTCCGAATCGAAGTACTGTTGACGGGGCTGGAAGACTGGAATGGACTACTGTAGCATTGCCGCTATGTGTATTAGTGCATCTAGGCATCAGCACTGAGTAATGTGTCTGGCAGTATCTTAGTTGAAGGTTACCCTTTAACTTCAGCCTACTTCAGCTCACAACAATAATACTTGTGAATGGTGAGAAGGATGGACAATCAAGTTGGCTTCGACTTTGACTTACACTTTGTGATACACTTTATAATACACTTTGTGATCAAATGAATATGATTTCATCAGATGCTTCAAAGGTctaagcctgtttttttttattcatcttatCTAGGCTTCAGCATGCGATCTTCTAATCACCTGATTGTGACTATGGTCAGAGGTTGTGGCAGCCGCCAGCAAAGGAGCTTATCCAATACTAATTTACTATCACACGTGTTGTTATCAGACATGCTCAGTACTTCTTCTGTGTTTGTACTGGCATGCTTTCCAGTGGCACAAATGCGGTCACTGCATATATCTTAGTGTGAGAAAAGGGCACATTTCAGCTGCTGTATCCAACCCTGTAGACTCCAGTTTTATACACACTCTTGCTTGTGTTCATGTAAACTTTGCCATGTCCTTGTAATTAGTCTAAGTGTTGCCTTTTTTCTCGACCAACAGCAAACCAAAATCAGACAGATTCTGTGTAATTAGAGAGGGAAGGacagaaggagggaaaaaatgGAGAGCTAGAAAGTTCTAAAATTAATGTTTAGTGCAGACTTTCTAACCCAACAAATACCAAACATAAGGTCCAGCTCTTTTTACCATTCCTCTGCATACACTAGCATGGGCTTTATTACTAAATGTGTTTGATGGGTGATGCATGTGGGTGATTTTTAGGTTAGGGGGATCTTTTATGTCCCTAGGTTACAAATTAGAAATatttaattacaaaataaatagctTAAATAGATGAATACATTATGCCCTGacattttaaacaaaaacaaaatggtCCAAAGTGATCAATTcacttatgttttatataatagcctaaaaacacacataatTTATTGTTTATGTTAATATCTATCCAACTTTTGGATTTTTTAAACAATATCCATACCCAACATTGCTGTCATTACTGCACCAGTCTATGATTTCTGAAAGtgagaacccttttttgtgtcGTAATCGTGGAAACAAAGCCTGAGAAGGAAGCACATGTCAGCCCTGTCACCAAAAAAGTGAGTAAAAGTAATTCAGTCATGTATTTCTCCTAATTATGGAGTCTTGTCATTACCATTTATACTGTTCCAACTAAATGTTATGAAAATAAATGGATATGTTTATGTTATTCATATGTACTATATGTATATGTTAAAGTGCTTTGTATGCTAGCTCTTTAGTAGTGATAGGGAATCCATGACCTAGGGTCTTTTTTTACTGCAAAAAGGTGAAATTGTAATTACCACAACACATCATTACCAACGCACTACTGATTATGATGGTAATGACACCTAGTGTTGGTTATTTTAGAAATTAGTTAAATTAATTATGTCTTAAAACTCATTGAAACTAAAAACTATGGTTCTAGAGAATACAAAAAAGTAAAggaagaaaaagtaagtgaaccctctGGGATGACCttagataaatataaataaatttaagaGCATGTAAACATTTGTTACAATAAAATTATTGCTAATTAATTTTTTATGTTAACCCATTTACACACCAAGGGCCCAACACCTCAGGCCCTAATCCTCAAATGACATAAGTTGCATATTGTTTGATATTaattactgaatactttatagaAGCTAAACTATAATTATATATTGCTAAAACAACTTATAATAGTTACTAACTAATATGTCTCATAATTAAAGCTACAAAAAGCCTAAAGGTTCAAGCGGTTAAATGGTAAACAGTTCTCATAGTTGGAGAATCAACCATGTAGAGCAGTCAAAAAAgtataatacaaaatacaaaacagagCTAGAACAAGAAAAACAGGGATGAAAGCGGATAGGTGTAATTAAAGGTGAATGAACCGTCAATGTTCtggcaccacacacacacaaatatctaGAGTATGGTAGATGTGATGCATGTGATAAAGCAAGTGGGGGAAAGAGTAGACAAGCGATAAGCCTCAGTGTGTATAAAGGACGACCGTACGTGAACTAGCATGACCTTGCTAACTTATGCATGTAAACGTCTGGCCTCATCTCCGCTACATGAGCCGTAGAAGTGACACCAGGACAGACTGGACGATTCTAAAACCCTGAATCTCTAGTGAATGTAGCTGCCTAACTCTCGGCCTAAAGTTAAAACATACACGTCTTTGGAAAATGTTTGCAAGTGCAGTGAAGCAATACTTCCAGCTGTCTTGGTGCTTCTATATCTAACAACACAATGAACAGGCTATGGGCCTAACTTGATCTGATTAATCTTTTACACGCTGTTTAAACTTTAATCCCAAACAGACTTATTAGATCTACTACTACAACAGCTGCAGCAGTAAGTAAGCGTCAGAAATGAGAATGTGGACCCAACCTGGGGgtagctaaaaaaaacaatcagatGAAAACTGATAAGAGATGATAAAGACTTTTAAATAAAGACTGGTTTTGACTGCTTGCCTGAATAAACCTCAACACCAAGGTGTGGCTGTATACAGACCTGTAAATAGGCCCTAAAGGCAGAAAGCATATAATAGAAGTGTAATAGAACTACAGTTATACATTATATTGTCCTAAGATTGCTTTATGCATATAACTACTGCTGACAACTACCTTAAGCTTACCTCTTCTATATTCCCTTCACATCTTTGTTGTCAGATATTTAACATATGTATATGTTCCTCTAATGCAGTAATGCTTGACTTAACAAGTCATTTTTAATGAGTTTTTAATGAGCCATGATGTTTTCTATATCTATAGCTGGTATGGCCATAGGCAAGAGCGTCTGTGAGAATGAGCCTATGTCAAAATGGGCAGGTCTGTTATTTTACTGCCTGTCCCAAAGGGCCACTGATATTGGTGCCTCTATGGTAGTCTGAAGACTTCTGTTGTTCCTGGTTGCAGAATAATAGTAAAGCTGAGTTAAAAATCTTCCAAATATTGAGTCTCAAGATTAATGGATAAAAGCTTGTGAATTATTAGTTCAGTGAGGTGGAGAGAGAATGGTGAGCCATAATTACTCactcctcgttagtatagtggacagtatctccgcctgtcacgcggaagaccggggttcgattccccgacggggagaaaGGGACATTTTTAAGAAATATTTAGATATAAAAGAAAACGATGAAAACGTTGGATTGTGTTGTATAGGATGACAACAACTCTATATTAAAGTCTATCTATTATGCTTACAAGTACTCTGGACCCTGCCACTCCACAATTCACTAAACCTAAAAGCCACACAAACGGGACTGAATCCATCAACTGACGGGACACTAAAGCGTCCCTGACCGAGCTTCTGGCCGCGTCTTTTAGGGACCGTTTCAATCAAAATCAAAATGAATACAAGTATACGGAAACCACAAGCCGGTGAGCATGTgctcctcgttagtatagtggacagtatctccgcctgtcacgcggaagaccggggttcgattccccgacggggaggaaCAAACTTTTGAGCcatttttattacaaatattataataataatttatatgcAAACAAAAGACCACCTTAAGACtctatattttaatgtattagCTACTCATCATAGAGCCAGCTAGCTGCTAACAGCTTTGCGGCTCTATCAGCTAAGTTATTCCCTAAATCTCGCTACATGCATCCAAGTAAATAGCTGCCAGCTAGTCGGGGGTACTCactcctcgttagtatagtggacagtatctccgcctgtcacgcggaagaccggggttcgattccccgacggggagacgCACATTTTTTAAGccttttataaaaatatataaaataataattatgaaaaAGAAAACCGGTCTTGTATGATAGGTCAACAGAAAGACGATATTAAAGTCTGAATTTTGATTCGGTTGTGTTACCCACGTGGGAGCTCTGCGCGTAGTGTTGGGATCTGATGTGTAATCTAAGCTTTTAAAGCTCGTTTAAAGGGATTCTGTCATCAGAAATGCTGCCGGTGCTCATAATGCAGCAGAGTGAATAGCTACCAGGCAGCAGAGAACCCCCactcctcgttagtatagtggacagtatctccgcctgtcacgcggaagaccggggttcgattccccgacggggaggaaCAAACATTTTAAGCCTGgtttataaataaactaaaaaaacatttttattcgTCTATTTTATCCACGTGGAAGTGGTGGGATTGGGTGTGGAGCGTTATATTTTagtatagctagctaactgctctGCAACCCGCTATATCAGCATTCCCTAAAACTACATGCTAAAGAAATGGTGAGGGATCAATGAGCAGAAGTAAATATTGACCTGTTGGCACG from Salminus brasiliensis chromosome 7, fSalBra1.hap2, whole genome shotgun sequence encodes:
- the nfe2l2b gene encoding nuclear factor erythroid 2-related factor 2b isoform X1; translated protein: MEGSGALQSEQEISLIDILWRQDIDLGVARKVFDVHFQEREEDGQRARAQEEERRKREGELEKILLTLWKLDKETGEILPRCLTQNSQGDDSTTFDPCIELMTEAFLSGQGSPITQNPLLSALLFSKKPPAEEEKASIEPLPLPDLQHYLDALEAHVPESLQELLGKTVDNYNHQLHEPQDNNTAINTVSDPHVLAHSHSGATEIMQTPAYAASHSGETTQPLAQILPEAPDLEQPLSDAEDLTESFLDTIMSTSPPENVDQRTCELSSSLSTQEELYPELENTVAPEHLLCLAQSHSGHAAIMQTPAYAASHSGETTQPLAQILPEEPDLEQSLSDAEDLTESFLDTIMSTRPPENLDQRTCEMSLSLSTQEEQYPELENTVAPEHLLCQYESVQKDSSQTTGLTLFSLESSRESIDLDLSLYGDDPFCTFQSEAEEAGCSQSDHTELFNLSLLSEAVDLQPPLLLPTETNLQNLMQDEMLSDLSEPSTERETNTEFLCDTKATSQPPQGHRSWSVCRDEQRARTLRLPLSVDHIITMSVEAFNEAISTYELNEGQLSLMRDIRRRGKNKMAAQTCRKRKLDSLVDLESEVKALQNKRESGMRERERNIRALRETRTKLSKLYNEVFSQLRDEHGNPYSPKEYTLQYSTDGRVFILPRTPHANKHT
- the nfe2l2b gene encoding nuclear factor erythroid 2-related factor 2b isoform X2, with translation MSTFRRERRTDRGQGHKRKRGGKERGDDSTTFDPCIELMTEAFLSGQGSPITQNPLLSALLFSKKPPAEEEKASIEPLPLPDLQHYLDALEAHVPESLQELLGKTVDNYNHQLHEPQDNNTAINTVSDPHVLAHSHSGATEIMQTPAYAASHSGETTQPLAQILPEAPDLEQPLSDAEDLTESFLDTIMSTSPPENVDQRTCELSSSLSTQEELYPELENTVAPEHLLCLAQSHSGHAAIMQTPAYAASHSGETTQPLAQILPEEPDLEQSLSDAEDLTESFLDTIMSTRPPENLDQRTCEMSLSLSTQEEQYPELENTVAPEHLLCQYESVQKDSSQTTGLTLFSLESSRESIDLDLSLYGDDPFCTFQSEAEEAGCSQSDHTELFNLSLLSEAVDLQPPLLLPTETNLQNLMQDEMLSDLSEPSTERETNTEFLCDTKATSQPPQGHRSWSVCRDEQRARTLRLPLSVDHIITMSVEAFNEAISTYELNEGQLSLMRDIRRRGKNKMAAQTCRKRKLDSLVDLESEVKALQNKRESGMRERERNIRALRETRTKLSKLYNEVFSQLRDEHGNPYSPKEYTLQYSTDGRVFILPRTPHANKHT